The region tttcttGGCACACTGATactaaacacacaacacactgaCCGCTCGCCTCAGCGCcattaacatcattttttttacgttttattgttcaatatttttcaaatgtgtcGCAAGTGGCAAAACAATACCGTCTTGTTTTTTCCTCTAATATTCCAACTTACTTCATTGATATTTTTAGAAGTGGCCCCTGAGCCACAccctggacacccctgctgtatgtatgtatgtgtgacaTAGAAATGACCACATAGATAATAGATAAGCGGCCTCCACTGTGCACTGTACTGTATGACGTCATGTACACTAGATGGTGTTTCCCTGATTCGGAAGTCGGACGTGAAGCGACATGTTATGTTATTTAGGCGAAAAACCAGCAGCTGCTTCCaagcactttcactttcattggcATAGCAAAAGATAACAGTCTTTTTACAACACTAGAGGCCTGTCCTTGTGGTTCTTAAGGCACTAAAGTTCGGGACAAGCTGAGGGTCGGGTTCCCGAGGTGAACTTGGATATTCATCAGACATTCGGCATTCATATTGACCGTTCGTCAGCAGGTACTGATGGATACTGTACGATTAGGAGCCGTTCGTAAAGTGGTTGGGGGTCccaagtcacatgaccaaaaatatattcatgattgaaatgttttttttaaacaaaatatttttaaattaaaaaaacgagcTAACAGACGATGTGAAAGTTGTTTGATAGTTGTAAGTCCCGTGACCAAAAATAAATTGAAGATTGGAAATTGTTGCTACCTGCCATTAACTCATTAATTTCCCGACGTTCCCTAAACCAGGGCATACCCTGCTGCTAACTGATATGCTAACAGGCTGAATACCCCGCCGTGTGTGGCTGATTTAGGAGCTTCTAATCCTGGGAAAAGATCGCCAAATGGTCGGTGTGGCAGGAACTCCGAATGTTTGTTGAATATCCAACTTCAAACTAACCTCACTTCCGGTCGGGGAGGGGGGACGTTCACTGGCCACTTCATTGGGTACACCTGGTAAGCTGAGGTGCAGTTCCAAAGCAAAACTCTGCCTTCATAAAGATAATAAGGCTcaataaatagatattttatCTTGAAGAGAAATTCAGAGAAAATACCTGTTGCTGgcgcttaattggttccagaatatTTTCGTAGGTAGACAGCCTATTTACGCTTAcgcttttttacacttttagagccccctagacatgaagaAATACCCCTGTAGTCATCTTTAGACTCCCATTAGCCGGTATAGTAGACGTAATAGGAAAAAAGCCATAATAACTCACGTTTGCATTAGGAGAGTTGTCCTTTTTAAGAGTTGGTGTGGTGGCTAATGTAACATGACTGCCACCTAGCGTCAGTCCCGGGCTTACAATAAGTACATTGGcggggctaactggttagctagcttgctatgctagcaccAGCCGTCTGTTAAGTCCCTGCGGGGATCCCGTAGCCTgggcaatgtgatgtaaacaaggaGTTATAGGAGTTTAAAAGTAAAAGCTaatgttatttcatctctacgGGGCTCgaataatgtttaaaagcatatttagaaaatcATTATCTAcgaaaacattcatttattttctaccgcttaattGACTAATATTGCCCCAGGTATCGCGGTTGGGCGGTTACCATGAGGTAAATGCAGTGCTCTTTTAAACCcctgtaataataaatgtatttagatcAATATGTAGCGAGAGCGTTATTATCTTTTGAAAGACTGTATTTGGTGATAGAGTGTAATGCTGTGGTCAGTGAGTGCTTGTATACAGCACATCCATTGTGTCTTCACCACACTTGGGTGACAACACACGAGtcaatataaatgaatgaaatctatATTTTCTATATGGTGCTTTTGCTCATGAGGCAGATATCAGGAGAGTAAGAGGTTGCGGTGTGTCCATGAGTAAGTGTAACGTCCATTTTACTCCCAAGGTGTGTATTGTCCTGTTCAACTGCTGAAAGAAGTCATGTGACACTCATGGCTCTGCAGGGAATCCTGGATGTCCTCATGGGGTTGTTTGTCACCTTGgcttggtgttttgtttttaaagtttAGCTTAATAGCTGCATGCTGGGGGAGTTGTGGCCACTTTGTCTTGATATGAGAATCCAAAAGGCAGAAAAAGTAAGTAAGTGATGTCTCATTCTTCGTGGTCTAAGTGTCCACTTGGCATAAACACCCAATTTGGTTTTGCACTGGGAGATAAAAGAGGCATAAAGGATCATATTAGACAAAACCATACAGAGACACTAATATTCAACAGAAATATTATGTTCATGGTggttaaatactaaaatattgaAGTTGCTGGTgcttaaaaactaaaatacttTAGTTTGTGCTATTTTTCCATGCGTGCTTACCAAGGTCCCAATGGGGTCCCCAAGGCGGCTCACTACTGTTTCCTCCGCACCACCTGTTTGAGGTGGAGCTCACTCTCGGCCGCCACAATGGGCAGCTGGTTCTTCAGGTGGTATGAGATCAGGTGGCTGATGCTCTCAAATAACATGTCTTTGGTCCGCACCTTGGAAAGCAAGAGGGATCCATCCTCACATGATCCTGATAGATGCATGAATAAATAGGAGTGGTAAAGTTGATCTGCACTCACCACTCCCTCAGGGTCCACCAGAAGGAGATGTTTGGGGAAGCCACAGTGCATGCCCGTCAGCACGTACTGACCCAGGTTGGTGGTGCTCTCCCGCACCAGGAAGTCTCCGTCTCGGACTAACAGTTTTTCGGCATCTCGCCGGCTCATGCGGCTGTGATACCAGCTCTCCTGTCTGAGCTGATCCTCATTTGGGGCCACCGGGGCCCTGCGCCGTGGAGGACTCGGCCACTGGTCCTCCAGGACCTGGATGCCCCCGCATTCAGCCATAGAGACACCAGCGCCAGCCTCGTGCAGCTTTAGGGCATCCTCAAAAGGTCCTTCAAAAGACCATGAGGATTGATAATTACATACACTAACTCCAAAGGATTATTATCTTATGGCAAATATCAGGACTCACTCATGTCAAAAAGGTCCTTTTTGGGACTGTCGGGCCCCCTGAGCCCTCGCTGTCCATCGGGGCCCAGAGCCAAAGAATCCAAGTTCTCCAAACTCTGTGTGTTGACATACTGGTGCTCCTCGTAGTCCTTGCTGCTCTGTGCTTGGCCGTCAGCACAGAGGTAACCATCtaatacatacgtacgtacagaCACACAGTACCTTATTACTGTTCTATGGCTCCCCCTAGCGGTGACCAATGTTATTGCTCCACAAGAGAAGTACTGCTGGGTTgcagaatgaataaaatataataaaaaaaaagaatacataaTAAACAAGTGTTGCATATTTCACAAATAGTGAATAAAAATGCGTAAATATgagtacatttacagtatataagaGGAATGTGATGAATCAAGCTGCGTGAATATAGTgtttaaaagtataaatatgaccagaaatacattttatatcaatacattttcatatctaactttgttttcattcatttaatatgTACTGAAATACTTTCTACTTTGAAGTCAAATATGTTTGTGAAACAGCACTCAGTATGTATCATTTGTATATTATAGtacatatatttgtaaatatataaaaaattatttcatttaaattaaatatgtgGCACaagaacaataataaaagcaaatatttttaaaaattgtagtaAAGTGTAACTCCAATAATTGTACCGagattatttaataaatgaatgaataaaagatcCAGGAAAAAAAGTAGTACTCGACTAATGGTAAATGGTGGTAATTCCAAGTGTACAGTATCGTCATAGTCtgctttttattgtattattctcATTCAACTATTTCATTTTTACGAGGTAGAAGAACGGCACAATTTACCCTACTGAATCAGTGAAGAAATATGCGGAAGTAGTAAAACAAATATCATGATCGTGAAATATCACGAGACTAGAAAAGCAGATCAACGCCAAGCGCCATACTTCTcccatattttcatttattgaaaTTCCTTGGgcatgaaaacataccatggTTCAcataagtgtctacccatgaaaataccACACCAACCATATTTTTTGTGATGTTACATGCACAAATTCTGAAAATGTTCCTATCCTTcagagttaaaaaaataatttttaaaaattcatgtATCCAGACGGCAATCCCGATCACCCCAAAATCAGTTCATCCATATccaatttcatccaaatccattcagaagcGTGCAAGTTATTTTGAATGCAGACAAACAAAGTGATAACCGCAGACAAAACATAACCTCCACGCTGCACTTGATGTTATGCATCATTCACCTTTAATGTAATTGAAAATAAGCTTTCTAGAAAATGGACggaagaaaaaatgtttttaaaaaaaaactacaaacgtTTAGAAAAGTGCATAATGTACTGCGTTAAcggttgtaatttttgaaatactaaataaaagGTTAAGTGTCATACTACCATATAGATgtcctactactactatttttatacctgactgctgtgccccgcttttactctgGTTGTAGCtgtgtataaatgaatgaatgttgtattttaattcatcttttactttgtttacttgcttttattcaacttcaagtgtctttgagtattttgaaaagcgctatacaaataaaatgtattattatcattattattattattattattatcgccTCTAGAGGTCTCACCTGAGCCACTGGTTGCATCAGTATCCCAATGAAGTTCATAGCAAAGCTGACTAGCATGGAAAGCCGCTTGTTCCCTTTTTGCTGGTGAGCccatctgcacacacacacacagacacacaaacacacacacacacacacacacacgcacagactTTTAAAGACAAccaatttttaataatgtatgaACAAATCTCTCATCTCTTCCTCCCTCCCGTAATGTAGTTTAGATGCACTCTATTTGAAACTCAAGCCACAGCATGTCCGCCTTGTTTGGAAAGAGAATCATAGCAATTACACTGGGGTTAAAAAGATCTAAGGAGGCTCTTGGTGTTGTCATATTTGGCATATCAGTAGCATCAGGACATATTGGGGTTTGTTATTATTTGGCAATCAGCAACATGAGGATGTATTGgggattgttattgttattatttacctGCGCCACAGCAATGCTCTGTGGTTGTGTGAAGATGTGACCCTGCTGGGATTTACTCGGCCGGAGTCTTGTGTCCACCACTCCCCCAACGGGAGGCTCCTTGCCCGGGATGCTGTTATAGTAGTCGTGCTCCGAAAAGTCGTCCTCCTCTGCCCACACGGGCTCCTCTGTCCTGAAGGGCCTGAGGAAGAAGCAGCAGCTCAATGCTAAAATCAACATATGGATGTGAAGCACTTATTGCTATGTGAGGTAGTATTAGTGTCAATGATGATGGTGGAGGCCTTCAATTGGATCAAGCAGCTCAGATGACATCTTCCACATCCGAAGGTGATCTATTTAAGTCTGAAGTCTATTTATAGATCATCATGTTTCCTGAtgtgtacatagtacatatTCTTGTGTATGGGTGGGGCTACCCACGCTAATGTCTGACTGGTCCAGGGACAATTTATGGCTTTGTGGTTAGAGTGAACCTGCATCTCTCTTCATCCAGCATCTTTGTGGAGGCGGGGCAACTCGTGAGTGGACACAGAGTGCTAGCGCCAAATTAGCCCGGTGAGAACGCAGATGCTAATATGGATGAAGGCACAGAAGCACTGGTGTAGGAGTATTTGTACTGTCATCTCTGATGTCAATGTAGTGATTTCTTTTGTAAAGCAGTTATCTGGGCTTGGTTGACCAAAAGGATGAAGCCTCATTCATCTAACGCACAGTCGAACCTCTGTTCTGTGGTTTTCTATAGAGATGCaacaatgaatcaatgaattaatCCATTGTTTGATTAATCGACAACCATATTTTGGTGTATGATTGGTCATTATTTGatgtcaaaatgtaaacattctgTGATGTCAGCCTGTGAaatgtcatccatgaaagcagagcTATTGTCTTTGTCTTTCAGTCCAAACAAGTGATGGatgtttttgcctcttttctgatatgttgctgACCAAAGCAAAGCCTAACTTATTGATCGAAACTGCAAGCTTCAGATGATTAGATTGCAGCTTTACATTTGCATACAAATATGTCTCCAACTGGCATGGAGAAAGGCACAcgtgtccacttcctgtttacctcTCCAGTGATGTCTTAGGCGGACTGTGCAGATATTGCTTGAACTGCAGCTCAAAGGCTTGGCCGATGGTGCTGATGACACTCTGGGCCAGACCGTCGGAGCACTCCAGAATATGACAGGCTGGCAGGGAGGACGACAAAAGAA is a window of Doryrhamphus excisus isolate RoL2022-K1 chromosome 5, RoL_Dexc_1.0, whole genome shotgun sequence DNA encoding:
- the shc2 gene encoding SHC-transforming protein 2 isoform X2 — its product is MWPGGEDMSQKGSFIHKPSQGWLHPDKKIAGPGASYIVRYMGCIEVLKSMRSLDFNTRTQVTREAINRLCDAVPGGKGAWRKKALNKALQSIMGKSNLRFAGMSIAVNISIDGLGLLIPTTRQMLAHHPMQSISFASGGDTDTPDYVAYVAKDPVNQRACHILECSDGLAQSVISTIGQAFELQFKQYLHSPPKTSLERPFRTEEPVWAEEDDFSEHDYYNSIPGKEPPVGGVVDTRLRPSKSQQGHIFTQPQSIAVAQMGSPAKREQAAFHASQLCYELHWDTDATSGSDGYLCADGQAQSSKDYEEHQYVNTQSLENLDSLALGPDGQRGLRGPDSPKKDLFDMRPFEDALKLHEAGAGVSMAECGGIQVLEDQWPSPPRRRAPVAPNEDQLRQESWYHSRMSRRDAEKLLVRDGDFLVRESTTNLGQYVLTGMHCGFPKHLLLVDPEGVVRTKDMLFESISHLISYHLKNQLPIVAAESELHLKQVVRRKQ